One Tunturibacter gelidoferens genomic region harbors:
- a CDS encoding pyridoxal phosphate-dependent aminotransferase, which produces MNSDMTQGVSRRSFLRIVGAASAAATSFPAFAAIAPAAAPAGQAGRRSGSRGMQALSADTVVISSNENPLGPAQSALTAICSMGVQGGRYHWDEYVKTIDVFNGEFGLKKDYSALFPGSSGPLDLALMSNLGPDKPLVYGDPSYEQGPRAAEVMKAPKYPVPLTATYAHDVRAMLKAHPSPGAYYIVNPNNPTGTMTPKEDIVWLVNNKPKGSVVIIDEAYHHFSNDESCIDLVNQDKDVIVMRTFSKIYGMAGLRAGFVVARPDLIDRFNNVGGPSQSLASVSITSAAAARASLQDKDLVPLRKKINADIRTETVEFLTKHGYKVIPGSQGNMFMVDVKRPGKEFQNAMLKENVAIGRTWSAMPNYVRVTVGTKAEMAKFQTAFVKCMDMPAGAANGAAALHMPEFHVPSELYRG; this is translated from the coding sequence ATGAATTCCGATATGACGCAAGGCGTTTCCCGCAGATCGTTTCTGCGCATTGTTGGTGCAGCCTCGGCGGCCGCTACCTCTTTTCCAGCCTTTGCCGCGATCGCACCTGCTGCTGCGCCCGCAGGACAGGCGGGCCGACGAAGTGGATCGCGTGGGATGCAGGCGCTGTCGGCTGACACCGTGGTGATCAGTTCGAATGAGAATCCGCTGGGACCGGCGCAGTCCGCGTTGACGGCGATATGTAGCATGGGCGTGCAGGGCGGCCGGTATCACTGGGATGAGTATGTGAAGACGATCGATGTCTTCAACGGGGAGTTTGGGCTGAAGAAGGATTATTCGGCGCTGTTCCCTGGGTCGAGCGGGCCGCTGGATCTGGCGCTGATGTCGAACCTTGGCCCGGACAAGCCGCTGGTTTATGGAGACCCCAGCTATGAGCAGGGGCCGCGCGCGGCAGAGGTGATGAAGGCTCCGAAGTATCCTGTGCCGCTGACTGCGACCTATGCGCATGACGTGCGGGCGATGTTGAAGGCGCATCCTTCACCGGGGGCGTATTACATTGTGAATCCGAATAATCCTACGGGGACGATGACTCCCAAGGAAGACATCGTGTGGCTGGTGAATAACAAACCGAAGGGGTCGGTGGTGATCATCGATGAGGCTTATCATCACTTCTCGAATGACGAGTCATGCATCGACCTGGTGAACCAGGATAAAGATGTGATTGTGATGCGGACGTTCTCGAAGATCTATGGGATGGCTGGCTTGCGGGCGGGGTTCGTCGTGGCGAGACCTGATTTGATTGACCGTTTCAATAATGTTGGTGGGCCTAGCCAGAGTCTGGCCAGCGTCTCAATTACGAGCGCTGCTGCTGCTCGTGCAAGTTTGCAGGACAAGGACCTTGTGCCGCTGCGCAAGAAGATCAACGCAGATATTCGTACGGAGACGGTGGAGTTTTTGACGAAGCATGGTTACAAGGTCATTCCGGGGTCGCAGGGCAATATGTTCATGGTGGATGTGAAACGCCCTGGGAAGGAGTTTCAAAACGCCATGCTGAAGGAGAACGTTGCGATTGGGCGGACCTGGTCGGCGATGCCGAACTATGTGCGTGTGACGGTGGGGACGAAGGCAGAGATGGCGAAGTTCCAGACGGCTTTCGTGAAGTGCATGGATATGCCGGCGGGCGCGGCGAACGGAGCGGCGGCGCTGCATATGCCGGAGTTCCATGTGCCGTCGGAGCTTTATCGAGGCTAG